Genomic window (Primulina eburnea isolate SZY01 chromosome 8, ASM2296580v1, whole genome shotgun sequence):
TTGCCCGTATAAAGTGCTATATGTTGCAGGCAATTGTCCCCAAGATACAACGACTTCATGTCGAGATTTTCCAGCACTACAAATCTCGAAACCAGCAAACAAATTTATGTTTGAACTTTCAAGTATTTCGAAAATCAAAGGATGCAACAATATGTGAAGAAGAAGTGCAGTGAAAAAATCAGCAGCCTTGGAAAATGGTTGGAGGGATTATTTATAGATGATCATCGGTTGCGTTGAAGAGACACGTTTCTCTAGACCGGATGCTTAGAAGAGACACAATTCTAGTCAAAGGATACAATGGTTGGGCCAAAACCAGCCAAGAACAGATTCCATCATAGACAAGGGATGCGTATTTTTCCAGAACCAGCGCCGCGCACAAGGTACTGACTCAGCGCGCTGTGCGCATAGTAGGGCACGCGCCCTGTTCTGGCCGATGGCCGAGTTACAGCAACAGGCGCGAATCCGCGCGGGATGTGGCGTACCCGCGCGCGCATACCTCTGTCCAAGTGCATCAATTTGCGGCTCTAGTGACTGAAAAATTTATTCTCCAAAAAGAATAATGCTTGTCAAAGACCGCACCGAACCGGGCCGGGCCGAGACGAGCGTGCGTGTGTGTTTCACCAAGACACAGCTTATTAGCTTCTTCCCCCTTCTAAAAACTTCTGGTACCCCTTGGGACCCAAACCCCTATTCAAACTTGGAGTTTATAAGAAAGACTTCATTTGGCTATTTTCTCCAGGGGCGGAGCCAGGATACAAAATTACCTGGGGCTGGCTCTGTCCCATAtagtatttaataaaataaataattaaataaaaaatttaaaataaaaaatatgtaaacacTGTCTTCTTGAAAACATAGAACAAgagtatttaatatttaatacctTAAAAAACATGAAGCTAAAACACTACTGAAGTTGTGCTCTTCGATTCttcttattaaataaatatatcagaATCGATAAATAAGTAAACGACGTAGATACAAATATATAAATCACCTGTCAATCAAATCGTAGGTTCCTGACTTATTTGTCTCAAATAATCTTCGACATAATTCAGAAATAGTTGATAAATTCTGAAATCTTTCATGGCCAGCAACATCAAGTTTATAGTGATCCAATTGCATTCTCAAGTGAAGCAAATCTTGTGAATCGAAATCAAGATAATAGAATTTCTCAGCAAGTCGATAGATATGATCAACATTAAAAAGCTTGAAATTTTCTTTAGGTTCCAAAGCACAACTAAGTTTAAGAAGTTCAACTGCCTCATCTTTGAATCTATTATTAAGCTCTTCAACTTGAAAATCAATTGCAGCTGTAAATACATCAAATCGATAGTAGTGCTCAACTGTGATTGAATCATTATGTTGACAAGAACGACCTGTACCAGATTTATAACGAGCTTCCATGTGAGGTATCTCAATGTCATACCTAACACAAACTTCTTTCACATGACTAAGTAGGAGATCAAATCCTTCTTCTCTCAAAGTACGAAGCAAAGTTTTAGTTGTTGAAACATAATCCATTGCACTAAAAATATCTAGAGATTTCTCTTGCAATGCTCGACAAAGCAGATTTGTTATCCCCATTATCTTATGCATCAAGTgtaatatgaatatgaaatcAAAAGCCTTCATCGCAATCAATGCACCACTAGCTTCACCACGAATGGAATTAGAAGCTCCATCATCCACCATATTTTCCAACACGGTAATCACAGAGCTATACATATCAATCATGCTACAAAGTGAGTCGAAATTAGAACTCCAACGAGTCTTTCCAGGTCGTAATAAATTTCCAATTTGATTACATCCTCTACCTGTATCACGTTCACCAGTAGCTACCATATGCGCAACTTCAATTCTTTGAGCAGAATGTAACTCACCATGCCGTTTAGGAGATGCATTGATGAGATTGCAAATggaattcaattttgaaaagaATAACCAAATGGATACCTCTTTTTCAGCAGCTGCAGTTAATGCTAGTTGAAGTCGATGAGCAAAACAATGTACATAATATGCACACGAGCAATCTTTCAAGAAAAGAGCCTGCAATCCATTCCAAGAACCCCGCATATTGCTAGCACCATCATATCCCTGTCCACGCATGTTGTGGATATGCAAGTCATAACGACCAAGTGCATCAGATATTTCTTTCTTAAGTGTTGCAGCAGTTGTATCTGTCACGTGTACAATGGTAAAGAATCGCTCTCGTAAAAAGCCTTCAGTATCCAAAAATCTCAATACAATAGCCATCTGCTCCTTGTTAGATGCATCTCTCGCTTCATCAACTAAAATGCAGAATTTTGCATCTCCAATTTCTTTACGAATCTTGGCTCTCACTTGGTTGGAAATGATATCTAAGACATCTTTCTGAATATCTGGTGAAGTATACTTTGCATTCTTAGGAGCTTTCTCTAAGACGATGTCCCCAATACTCTTATTCATTTTTCCTATAAAATTTATCATCTCGATAAAATTTCCACGATTATTAGAAGATGGAGATTCATCATGCCCTCTAAATGCACATGCTTGCAAAGTGAGCCATATAATGCTTTCAATAGTTGCTGTAAGCCGTAATCTGTTCTTCTGTTTTTCTTCTGAAGATTGTGCATTTATCACTTTGTCAATATGACGAGGTATGTTCATCAAATTGTCAAGATATTCCATAGCATTGTTATGTGGTTAAGTATTGCATCCTATATGCATCAAAAATGTGCATCTATCGCCATCATTAACTCGCTTCCAATATTTGAATCCATCAATTGTAAATGCAGGATTACGAGGATGCTTATATTCAAACAAGAAGCATGGAAAACAAAATGCAGCATTTTTCACAAGAGAGTACTCTAACCAAGTAAATTTTTTGAACCAGTGACTTTGGAATCGTCGATTTTGATTTCCAAAATTGGTCGGTGGATACTCTTTCTTAATTGGTTGATATGGCCTCATCTTGATATAAGCTCGTCTAATTTCATCCATTTGATTAACAGGATATTTCCATATCGGAGTACGTAATGCCGGATCAGGTTCAAGAGAACTCACATCAATATCAATTGTAGGAGATTTGTTAAATTGTTGATCACTGGGAATTGAGACTTCAATATTTGATGGAGAATGGTCCTGACTTGCCGATGTATGCTCTTTTTGTTGAAAAAATGAGTCGATGGTTTTCCTTTTCTTcattcttgagtttcttttctCCTTGGTGTCGTCTACAACATAAAATGTCAATTTAGTTTAACTTATTATGGCTAACTAAATCAAATCAACATTACCAACACTAAATAATTGTTACTTTAATCCAATAAAACTCAAACAATTATAATTATTCCAAAACAATTCTGAAGTTAATATTTGACAATCTTAAggcataatatatttaaatataaaatttttacaGACTTATAAGTTCGAAAATCCTATTTACATAATTCTGAATTTTTCaacaattcctacaaaattccaTAAATTCACATTGATATTTTCTATAGCATCTAAACATCcaagtaataaataataaaaattaaaaatcgacaatccccaaaataaaatctgaaaattcgaaataatgctcaaataaatttcaaaaaattgtaAATACCATCAATCGGCTCAAATATAGTACTTACAAtcaacaatttaatatatatcaatTATCGAAATTGAAGAAAACCAAAATACCCAAATTTCGAAACACTAAAATCTGAAATTacctttaaaatttgaaatctaaCTAAGAACAACAAGAACGAACCGTAGAAAGTCTAACACTAAGATTTCCTCATGATTTTCGGTGAAAACGGCAACCGATGGGCGACGGCTGATTTCAAGACGACAAAGAAACTTCGAAATTTTGGTATTAAAAGAAAGCTTATGCCGTGAGTTTTCCGAATCTAAaatcaattttgaaaaatggcgATCGATGATGAAGTTACAGCCATTTGAAATAATGAAAATTGTGatagtttgaaagaaaataataAAGATGGACAAGtgaaaaaaagagaaaatataGATTGAGTTTTGGGGCtaatcaataaattttttaaaataaaacatatacatatatatatattttttaaaaaattaggtggggctatcaataaattttttaaaataaaacatatatatataattttgtttaaaaaattagGTGGGGCTGGAGCCCAACCCAGCCCCACCATAGCTCCGCCCCTGATTTTCTCCATGTGAGACAACTCTCACTCCCTTTTCCTATTCAACAACTCTTCATTATTCATTTATCCAACATTTGTCGGTGTTATTACCGAAGTTGATTAGTATATATTACTTCATCATTAATAATCGTCGAAGTAATCAATGCCGAAGTAAAAACGAAAAATTCTTCTAGTGGTTCCTATTTTGTACTCCGATTGTTGTTCTTTGTTTATCAGCAAGTCTTgtgtacaaaaataaaaaattgtgccCTCGCACCTCATCTGAGTCAACACTAATAAAATACAGAGAAGTGTAATTAGTAAACAAAGCAACTAAATCATTAGCGGTGTACGTTGATTTTTTTGCATTTCATTCTGTTAATTAAGGCACGTCATAATAAAGGAAATTTGTATGTGAGAAGATGTctcaatattaatttatttgaaactctcactttttttatttgtatGCCCAAATAAGAATTCCATTTGATATTTAAGAGTGAGAAGAATGATAACTATTTTGGgtatattttttttccaaaatcaaCTCCATGATAGTCGAACTTGACGTGAGACCTAAAAAGTGATCTCCTCATACCCTATCTTGAGAATgggtccaatttttttttttttttattattattatctatgaTACGATTTAACTGCATAACCTgtaaaaattacaaataaaagacataaaaaatcTTCTATATTTAGTTTAATCCTCACATGTGAAAGAATTGTTTAACATAAATACTAAGATTGTGTGTATTAGATTTTTGTGTTATGTGCAGGTGTTGTAACGTCTACTTACAACATGCAtcgaaatatattaattaaatacacAAATAAACTTTAATGAATAAAATAAGATAGAGTAAATcatgcacaagtatttatactcgTGTGGTGTCTAAGAGAAAAACGATTCATTGGAAAACTTATCAGTTTACAAAAATCAATATAGTGAACAAATAAAAGCTAACTCCCTTAACAAGTGAGCGAACAAAGTATAtctaaaaatatatttcaaattgtaTAATCAAAACTACGGATGAAAAAATGTGAAACAGAAGTTCTCGAATAAACGACACACTAATCAAATTTTGGCAGCATTTCACTGCTCCCCTTGAACTCCAAAAGCCCACACACGCGTAGCAGCAACAATCTCTTAAGATTTCTTTTACCCTAGATTTTATTCCTTGCCCTACgcaaaaataaaaacaagaattttattagaaaataACTCTTTTGaacaataatataatatttaaagattttatcataaatattaatattcTAGAAAATCTTATTATAGATATCAATATTATAGAAAATCATATCAGTTTAAAAATGCAAAACTCCATATGTTAATATCACAATATTATTAAcaagaaaaaattaatttaggcttttaaactttaaaaaaagaacattttgaaattccgcTGAGTTTTCTTCTCTTAATTTTTATTCTCTtcgaaaatttaataaaatttttggcTATTATATGAATATTTCTTGAATTAACATTTATGTTGTCATTTGGTAAAATAAAATTATCGTCGAACTTTATCCTTAACATGTCAAAAATTTCTAGACAAGTActatttaaatgattatttagATGTTTTAAGCATTCTTATttgattatataaaaaataatttgaacattatgtattatttgtctTTTATATTTATACTCGGACGGATCTAAGCTCATTTCAAAATTAACCCTAACCCTTTAAATTTTATACCTCATTGTTGATCATGAACTCGGATACCGAGCCCAACCTAACAATAAGAAGTCCGAACTCATATGTGCGTTAAGGAATGTGAAAACATTCTCGTTAATAAATAAGATATCCTGATAAATACCGGACTCGTCAAATCTCATCGAGATAAGACAAGAATCATAGCCACCATCAAGAGTCCTAGCCTCCACGGTTAAGAAGTCCTATTGTCTGACGTTTCCTATCTCAGGTAAGAATCCTACTCCAACAAGGTAATTAACATATCATGCTTTTATAAATCATGTATTGGTCATAGTTTTAACACACACGTGCTCTTGCTAACTTACCATTACTATATATATCTCTTAATTTTGCTCTTCAGACTGATTTAAGCATAACTGGTTCACACCATAAAACTCTTTGGCGCCCCTAACCCTATATCTGTTTGTGCAGAACTCCGAGCCTCAATCCGATTCACTCAACTGCGAAGATTTGATGACCCAATCTCCAAACTGAACTCGACGTAAAATTTTGATATCATCCCTTACATTCCACTGTTTTAAGTTTTTTGAAAACATTCATTaataaaaaacaaagaaaatgaATTCACATTATTATTTGAACGCCAAAAAAATCTCACGTATGGCCTCAgctctataaaaaaaaattcagtttgATGGGAATTTTATCGAATCCAATTCAATCAGTTTTTCGAATCCTGGAAGAGAAAGATATAGAGAAATTATTTAAGCATTCTATGAGGACGTAAAATTATTGTTCTAGATgtcaaattatattaaatagataaaattatttaaaaagtaattttttttgtcaaagTATGGCataataacataatatataatccgagaaaaatgaaaaataaaataatagtacttatattattttatagacaaaataaaataagaaagaCATTTATCTCTTCAAAcaagtaaattaaataaaatttacaattcCAACCCCCTATAAATAATTGTTTGGTAGTTGCTAAGGACGTGTCACATAttctataaataaatgtttatttctctcttcttcttcttcttcttttttttaaaaaaagaaatataaaaGTTATATTATACCCAAATTCCACCCCACAATTAACGGATTATTGTTGGATTTGTGCTTTAATTCAACAACTCCAATCATTTCCTGCTGATTAATGGAACCACTATTTCctaaatggcaaaaacttgtgtgagacggtctcacgggtcaaattttgtgagacggatctttatttgggtaatccatgaaatagtATTGCTTTTAATgttaagagtactactttttgtggtgaatatgggtagggttgacccgtctcacagattgatatccgtgagacggtctcacatgagacctactcttccTAAATAATCAAGCACCCTGTTAATGAAACGTCAACAAAACTCAAATAATAACCAAATATTTTGTATAAGTTTTCGACTAGGATTATTTTTCCCAAACTTCGTACAATTAttgtaaaaataattaatcccaatgataaattaaaaaaaaaaagatttttcttcaaaaaaatcCATCGATTTTTACTTATATTTGACCGATCGAAGAGAGCTGGTGGCCTGCAATCCACCACAACACACCATTTGACAGGTCAGGTCGATACATTATCAATCCAACTCACTTATTCAAGACATATATAATCCGTTTTGATTGCTCTAATCGACTCATTCCCCTTCATCAAATTTACTATTTTATATTATGTCTCTAAACAACTTTTTATTCCTTAAAACAACAAATTtcctatttaaaattaaataaaaaatctggaGTAGATTTTTATGTGCCAAAAAAACAATTTAAGTTATCACAGAGCAGCACTGTCACCTGCTCTCCACTGTCATGTTTTGAAGTGATCCGATTCTCCACTCTGTCCTTTGACCTGGAGTCCTCTGCACTGCACATAAGCAACACACACAACGCCTGTGATCCTCAAAGTACGTCCGAGTCATGAAATACATACGTACAACCAGCCTGAGGCGCCTGTTCTCCTACAAGGAGTCCTCCAAAGATTCCATTTTTGCTGCGCAGCAAAATCAACCCACCGTTTCACAGCCATTTCAGAAGCCCACTTGGAAATGCTTTTCCTACGAAGAAATCTTTGCTGCCACCGATGGGTTCTCCCCAGGTTCATGCTGCTTCAGattttgatgttttatttgagaaaaaaaaaaaaaactaaggaTATCAAGTGAAATGGCATCAGAATATATGATACATAAGGGTGGGTGGATTTGACAatttaatttcttcttctttcttttttttccagAGAATATGGCGGGGAGAGGGGGATATGCTGAGGTTTTCAGAGGAGTTTTGGAAGATGGGGAAGCAATTGCAGTGAAAAGGTTGTCCAAAACGTCGAATGACGAGAGAAAAGAGAAGGAATTCTTGAGTGAGATTGGGACATTGGGGCATGTTTCGCATCCAAACGTTACTTCGCTTCTTGGTTGCTGTCTTGATAATGGTCTCTATCTTGTTTTCCAGTTCTCTTCAAAGGGCTCTGTTTCTTCTCTTCTACATGGTACGAAGACTCAAATTTGTGGGGTTTTTGtgaaatttatttgatttaagcTTTAGCTTTgtctatattaaaaaaaattttaaaaaaattaaatttcgtTTTTTCAAGTCGatgattatgaaaatttatgggattcttttaattatttatttttggttCTTTGGTTTAGATGAGAAATTGCCAGTAATGGACTGGAAAACAAGACATAAAATTGCAGTTGGAACAGCTAGGGGCCTACATTACTTGCATAAGAGGTGTCCCAGAAGAATAATTCATAGGGACATCAAGGcatcaaatattttattgacAGCAGATTTTGAACCGCAGGTCATTTTTCAATTTTacttgttttaaattttttatctttaataaTGAGGAGGAGATATGGGCTTAGGCTAGTAAGTGTTTTCAATTTACTTCTTTACAGATATCTGATTTTGGGTTGGCAAAATGGCTCCCTTCTCAATGGAGTCATCATTCAATAGTTCCAATAGAAGGAACTTTTGGGTACACACTGAATTCATGTCTTAAGTTCGGGTTTTACATAGTATACTGACTGGATGGATGCTCATCACGAGTTTCATAAAATGTTGGAGAAAAGCAATTGCCATTTTTGTCATAACAATCAAAACATGACGATTCGACGTtgtatgttttaaaatatttgatttactaAGTTACTAATAGTTAGAGATTATGACGTAGCAAAAATTGATCGGTCACGCGATGTGAATGTGGCATGTATCATGAGAAACGTGACGCATATCCTGTTCGTGTTGTTGAAAATCTAACACCGAGTGTCGCAGAAGATGACATTTGGTCCTTGCATATGGCAGACATTTAGCACCGGAGTATTTTATGCATGGAGTCGTAGATGAAAAGACCGATGTATTTGCATTTGGAGTGTTTGTACTTGAGCTTATTTCTGGAAAGAAACCTGTGGATAACTCTCATCAAAGTTTGCATAGCTGGGTAATGCCAAAATCTATACATAgttcaagttttttttttaatgtttcaAGGAACACTTGATTTCATTCTGCTAATCAAATAGGCAAAACCAATATTAAGCCAAGGAAATACGAAAGATGTGATTGATCCGAGGCTTGTAGATGATTACAATGAAATACAGCTTAATAAGCTTGCATATGCAGCATCTCTGTGCATTCGAGCCTCTTCTATCTGGCGCCCTACGATGAGCGAGGTGATCGTTTTTTTTCTGATTTTCCCTTATTCTGTGATTAAATATCATGCATTATGCGTTCAATGACTGACTGCCTACTTTTGCTATGCTCATGGAATTCTTGTTGTTATCGTGAACATACATTTGTACCTTTTTCTTGTTTCGATTTGGGAAATGATCGAGGTAACATAAGCGATATGGGATTTCCTGATTCGGCTCAGAACATAGGAAACATTCCTCCAAAGATCTGTCATTACAGAAGAAGCCTTTCTCGAATGCCCTGTTATTCTACATTATCCTCTTCTCAACCTTTATTCAATATAAGCACTTTCTTTCTTTTAAAGGCCGTGTCGATTTTGTGTTGAAGTATAGGCTAAGATTGTGTTGTTTTCTCCTATAAAATCACCTAATCTCACACTAACCTTTCTGGTTTACTGATAGAGACCGTAGTATCAAACTTAACACGCTCGTTTAATTAATTATTCCGATTGAAGGAAAGACTCCACAAAAGCTTTTCATGGTTGATCAGACCTGCCGACGAGAAGTTTCAGTAAATTATGATAAGATTAGATATTGGTCATTATTTGATAGCCTTGTTGTCTCCATATCATGTGATtttaaccatattttaaatggacggtgtttgatttctttcctttttcttcACCTAACCATTAACTTTATTCTGTGTGGGCTAATAGGCAGATATATCTAGTTCATGCATGTGATTAGGGAGATCTTTGAGTGATATTGACAGCCTAAAAGGCATAGTGAGAAAGGGTTGATCCTAGCCTTCGATTAGCCGATCCTAGATCGAACTTCGGTCGAATTCGGCTAAATTAGCTctctatatataattttttttatttaagtaCTGAACACTAAACtatgatgattttattttataggtGTTGGAAATAATTTTATCGGAGGAAGAAATCGACAAGGAAAAATGGAAAACGTCCAAGGAAGAGGAAGATCACGAAGAACTTTGGGGTTTTGAGGATCTTGAATGTGGATCCGATGGTTCATTCTCAATCTCACCGAGAGACTCCGTCTCAATTGGGAGCTCTAACTACAATCAAAAAATAAATCCTACAATGATAGTAATTGATATGTATAAATACAAAATATCCAAATAAAGGTAAAGTTTGAGggtaaatattatatatctatAAATAAATGTGTGATGTGAATGTATAGTGATGCTACTTATAGCCAACTTCACACCATTATTTTTGGTTAAGTCGTGGTATGtaataatttaacaaataaatatttgaaatcaacaAACCTCGTAGTATATTAATTAACCAAACCAGTCTATTTCATTACCAAAAACTTTCTTTACAAAGGAAAATGATAACAAACGATCATGGAAGCTTACAACTTGaatataacataaatttttAACTGAATGTAAAAGACAAACTATCAACAAGGCATAACAACCATTCCCAAAATTGGTTTTGATCGTcttcttcattctcttcttcaTTCTTAACTGGGGAAGGTAAGGGATGTTAGTCTTTGGTGAAACACTCAGCAAATTAGGACCAATCAAACACGATTTACAACATGATATATATGCTTGTAATTTTCacaaaaaacataaacatagaaCTTTGTTATAACAAAACATATCTTCTCTCATGCAtaacatttcaaaatcaaaataagATTGTAgggcttttttaaaaaatattataaattaataaaatcattataaAAATGTTGCAAATTGTAAATTTTAGTAAAAGTAGTATAATCCGCTAAACAATGTCACAGattcataattaattttaaaaaaaataaaaaaaatgtcacGGATTCTGAATCCGTGGCAGGAGGTCACGGATTCATTGTACGTGACCCCCACTCCTCCCCTT
Coding sequences:
- the LOC140839414 gene encoding probable receptor-like serine/threonine-protein kinase At5g57670, yielding MKYIRTTSLRRLFSYKESSKDSIFAAQQNQPTVSQPFQKPTWKCFSYEEIFAATDGFSPENMAGRGGYAEVFRGVLEDGEAIAVKRLSKTSNDERKEKEFLSEIGTLGHVSHPNVTSLLGCCLDNGLYLVFQFSSKGSVSSLLHDEKLPVMDWKTRHKIAVGTARGLHYLHKRCPRRIIHRDIKASNILLTADFEPQISDFGLAKWLPSQWSHHSIVPIEGTFGHLAPEYFMHGVVDEKTDVFAFGVFVLELISGKKPVDNSHQSLHSWAKPILSQGNTKDVIDPRLVDDYNEIQLNKLAYAASLCIRASSIWRPTMSEVLEIILSEEEIDKEKWKTSKEEEDHEELWGFEDLECGSDGSFSISPRDSVSIGSSNYNQKINPTMIVIDMYKYKISK
- the LOC140839185 gene encoding uncharacterized protein; the encoded protein is MEYLDNLMNIPRHIDKVINAQSSEEKQKNRLRLTATIESIIWLTLQACAFRGHDESPSSNNRGNFIEMINFIGKMNKSIGDIVLEKAPKNAKYTSPDIQKDVLDIISNQVRAKIRKEIGDAKFCILVDEARDASNKEQMAIVLRFLDTEGFLRERFFTIVHVTDTTAATLKKEISDALGRYDLHIHNMRGQGYDGASNMRGSWNGLQALFLKDCSCAYYVHCFAHRLQLALTAAAEKEVSIWLFFSKLNSICNLINASPKRHGELHSAQRIEVAHMVATGERDTGRGCNQIGNLLRPGKTRWSSNFDSLCSMIDMYSSVITVLENMVDDGASNSIRGEASGALIAMKAFDFIFILHLMHKIMGITNLLCRALQEKSLDIFSAMDYVSTTKTLLRTLREEGFDLLLSHVKEVCVRYDIEIPHMEARYKSGTGRSCQHNDSITVEHYYRFDVFTAAIDFQVEELNNRFKDEAVELLKLSCALEPKENFKLFNVDHIYRLAEKFYYLDFDSQDLLHLRMQLDHYKLDVAGHERFQNLSTISELCRRLFETNKSGTYDLIDR
- the LOC140839186 gene encoding uncharacterized protein encodes the protein MKKRKTIDSFFQQKEHTSASQDHSPSNIEVSIPSDQQFNKSPTIDIDVSSLEPDPALRTPIWKYPVNQMDEIRRAYIKMRPYQPIKKEYPPTNFGNQNRRFQSHWFKKFTWLEYSLVKNAAFCFPCFLFEYKHPRNPAFTIDGFKYWKRVNDGDRCTFLMHIGCNT